A region of Ornithodoros turicata isolate Travis chromosome 5, ASM3712646v1, whole genome shotgun sequence DNA encodes the following proteins:
- the LOC135396191 gene encoding uncharacterized protein LOC135396191, whose translation MEEVRHSERADKVSWSTYCSIFLYVLSGVVAASMIAIGTSQTCHSNDFIRLYIIVSGITTLALMFWLKIMEGAGRCWNLFWLNVVLLFFAGWTIAGAVCVFGNLVHDCNSLIYRSAQFCAGYSIFFTILVCYIYGKAMEE comes from the exons ATGGAGGAG GTACGTCATTCGGAGAGAGCAGACAAAGTCAGTTGGTCTACAT ATTGCTCCATCTTTCTCTACGTACTCAGTGGGGTAGTCGCCGCATCGATGATAGCCATTG GCACATCCCAGACTTGTCACAGTAATGACTTCATTCGTCTGTATATTATTGTGTCCGGCATCACAACACTGGCGCTGATGTTTTGGCTCAAGATCATGGAAGGTGCAGGTCGCTGTTGGAACCTGTTTTGGCTGAATGTTGTCCTGCTGTTCTTCGCTGGGTGGACCATAGCGG GTGCAGTATGCGTGTTCGGCAACTTGGTCCATGACTGCAATTCGCTAATCTATAGATCTGCGCAGTTCTGTGCCGGATATAGTATTTTTTTCACCATCCTTGTATGCTATATTTACGGAAAGGCCATGGAGGAGTAA